The following are from one region of the Strix uralensis isolate ZFMK-TIS-50842 chromosome 4, bStrUra1, whole genome shotgun sequence genome:
- the GALC gene encoding galactocerebrosidase isoform X3: MGSVALLWGWLLLGCSWGPGLPGVGAAALSTATYVLDDAGGLGRQFDGIGAVSGGGATSRLLVNYQEPYRSQILDYLFKPNFGASLHILKVEIGGDGQSTDGTEPSHMHYANDENYFRGYEWWLMKEAKKRNPKIKLIGLPWTFPAWIGKGENWPYDYPDVTAYYIVSWILGAKQYHDLDIDYVGIWNERAFSSKYIKLLRYTLDKHDLQQVRIIASDRLWEPISFVLLLDSELRGAVDVIGAHYPGTKTVPNALLTKKKLWSSEDYSTFNDEVGAGCWARILNQNYVNGNMTSTIAWNLVASYYEELPFGRCGLMTAQQPWSGHYKVEAPIWITAHTTQFTQPGWSYLQVDGHLQGGGSFVALTDGLGNLTIIIETMTHNRSQCIRPPLPHFSVTPQRATFYLKGSFYMVETLQVWHSRLGFESGNSSLFQQLHPVKVWKGSFSLDLNMNEVYTLTTLKTGQKCGYPEPPPPQPFPSNYKDDFNIRNPPFSEAPNFADQTGVFEYFINASDPGDHVFTLRQVVVQRPITWASDADQTISLIGNFQCCHYIYNMVLYC; the protein is encoded by the exons ATGGGGAGCGTGGctctgctgtggggctggctcctgcttggctgcagctggggcccggggctccccggggtCGGTGCCGCTGCGCTCTCGACGGCCACCTACGTGCTGGACGATGCCGGCGGGCTGGGCAGGCAGTTCGACGGGATCGGGGCTGTCAGCGGCGGCGGG gCCACATCTAGACTCCTGGTGAACTACCAAGAACCTTATCGCTCCCAGATTTTAGATTACCTGTTCAAG ccaAATTTTGGTGCTTCTTTACATATCCTCAAAGTAGAGATCGGAGGTGATGGGCAATCAACAG ATGGTACTGAACCCTCCCACATGCACTATGCAAATGATGAGAACTACTTCCGGGGCTACGAATGGTGGCTGATGAAAGAAGCTAAAAAGAGGAACCCCAAAATTAAACTGATTG gATTACCTTGGACGTTTCCAGCATGGATAGGAAAGGGTGAAAACTGGCCCTATGACTATCCAGATGTCACTGCTTACTATATTGTTTCTTGGATATTGGGAGCTAAACAGTATCATGATTTGGACATTGATTACGTTGGG ATATGGAATGAAAGGGCGTTTAGTAGCAAATATATTAAG ctgttgAGATACACATTGGATAAGCACGATCTGCAGCAGGTGAGGATCATAGCCAGCGATAGACTGTGGGAGCCCATTTCCTTTGTCTTGCTGCTTGACTCTGAGCTCCGTGGAGCGGTCGATGTGATTGG gGCTCACTATCCTGGAACAAAAACAGTGCCAAATGCCTTATTAACTAAGAAGAAACTGTGGTCTTCGGAAGATTACAGTACTTTCAATGATGAAGTAGGTGCAGGCTGCTGGGCTCGGATCCTGAACCAAAACTACGTGAACGGAAACATGACCTC AACCATTGCATGGAACTTGGTGGCTAGTTATTATGAAGAGTTGCCCTTTGGTCGATGTGGATTAATGACAGCTCAACAGCCATGGAGTGGCCACTACAAAGTAGAAGCTCCTATCTGGATTACAG CACACACAACGCAATTTACTCAGCCAGGCTGGTCATACTTGCAAGTGGATGGACACTTACAAGGAGGTGGCAGTTTTGTAGCTCTGACAGATGGCCTAGGAAACCTTACCATTATCATTGAAACTATG actcaTAATCGCTCTCAATGTATCAGGCCTCCACTACCTCATTTCAGTGTGACACCTCAGAGAGCAACTTTCTACCTCAAAGGGTCATTT TATATGGTGGAAACACTTCAAGTGTGGCATTCTAGACTTGGTTTTGAATCTGGAAACTCTAGTCTTTTCCAGCAACTCCATCCTGTGAAG GTGTGGAAGGGAAGTTTTTCTTTAGATCTAAATATGAATGAAGTCTACACTTTAACCACGCTCAAGACAGGGCAGAAATGTGGTTACCCAGAGCCTCCACCACCTCAGCCCTTTCCTTCAAATTACAAAGATGATTTCAATATTC gTAATCCACCTTTCAGTGAAGCCCCAAATTTTGCAGATCAGACAGGTGTATTTGAATACTTCATAAATGCTTCTGACCCAGGAGATCATGTGTTCACGCTCCGTCAGGTGGTGGTTCAGCGACCCATCACTTGGGCATCTGATGCAGACCAGACCATCAGTCTCATAGGAAATTTTCAGTG CTGTCATTATATCTATAACATGGTGCTCTACTGTTGA
- the GALC gene encoding galactocerebrosidase isoform X1 yields the protein MGSVALLWGWLLLGCSWGPGLPGVGAAALSTATYVLDDAGGLGRQFDGIGAVSGGGATSRLLVNYQEPYRSQILDYLFKPNFGASLHILKVEIGGDGQSTDGTEPSHMHYANDENYFRGYEWWLMKEAKKRNPKIKLIGLPWTFPAWIGKGENWPYDYPDVTAYYIVSWILGAKQYHDLDIDYVGIWNERAFSSKYIKLLRYTLDKHDLQQVRIIASDRLWEPISFVLLLDSELRGAVDVIGAHYPGTKTVPNALLTKKKLWSSEDYSTFNDEVGAGCWARILNQNYVNGNMTSTIAWNLVASYYEELPFGRCGLMTAQQPWSGHYKVEAPIWITAHTTQFTQPGWSYLQVDGHLQGGGSFVALTDGLGNLTIIIETMTHNRSQCIRPPLPHFSVTPQRATFYLKGSFYMVETLQVWHSRLGFESGNSSLFQQLHPVKVWKGSFSLDLNMNEVYTLTTLKTGQKCGYPEPPPPQPFPSNYKDDFNIRNPPFSEAPNFADQTGVFEYFINASDPGDHVFTLRQVVVQRPITWASDADQTISLIGNFQWVNMTVTCDIYIEKQRDGGVFIAGRVDNGGIYVRRTKGVFFWVFADGTYRVTGDLAGEEILMKGLSGVRDNAWHTLTLNIQGTSTSGLLNGYPLWENVTISEPSNGWAAIGTRSFEFAQFDNFHVEAS from the exons ATGGGGAGCGTGGctctgctgtggggctggctcctgcttggctgcagctggggcccggggctccccggggtCGGTGCCGCTGCGCTCTCGACGGCCACCTACGTGCTGGACGATGCCGGCGGGCTGGGCAGGCAGTTCGACGGGATCGGGGCTGTCAGCGGCGGCGGG gCCACATCTAGACTCCTGGTGAACTACCAAGAACCTTATCGCTCCCAGATTTTAGATTACCTGTTCAAG ccaAATTTTGGTGCTTCTTTACATATCCTCAAAGTAGAGATCGGAGGTGATGGGCAATCAACAG ATGGTACTGAACCCTCCCACATGCACTATGCAAATGATGAGAACTACTTCCGGGGCTACGAATGGTGGCTGATGAAAGAAGCTAAAAAGAGGAACCCCAAAATTAAACTGATTG gATTACCTTGGACGTTTCCAGCATGGATAGGAAAGGGTGAAAACTGGCCCTATGACTATCCAGATGTCACTGCTTACTATATTGTTTCTTGGATATTGGGAGCTAAACAGTATCATGATTTGGACATTGATTACGTTGGG ATATGGAATGAAAGGGCGTTTAGTAGCAAATATATTAAG ctgttgAGATACACATTGGATAAGCACGATCTGCAGCAGGTGAGGATCATAGCCAGCGATAGACTGTGGGAGCCCATTTCCTTTGTCTTGCTGCTTGACTCTGAGCTCCGTGGAGCGGTCGATGTGATTGG gGCTCACTATCCTGGAACAAAAACAGTGCCAAATGCCTTATTAACTAAGAAGAAACTGTGGTCTTCGGAAGATTACAGTACTTTCAATGATGAAGTAGGTGCAGGCTGCTGGGCTCGGATCCTGAACCAAAACTACGTGAACGGAAACATGACCTC AACCATTGCATGGAACTTGGTGGCTAGTTATTATGAAGAGTTGCCCTTTGGTCGATGTGGATTAATGACAGCTCAACAGCCATGGAGTGGCCACTACAAAGTAGAAGCTCCTATCTGGATTACAG CACACACAACGCAATTTACTCAGCCAGGCTGGTCATACTTGCAAGTGGATGGACACTTACAAGGAGGTGGCAGTTTTGTAGCTCTGACAGATGGCCTAGGAAACCTTACCATTATCATTGAAACTATG actcaTAATCGCTCTCAATGTATCAGGCCTCCACTACCTCATTTCAGTGTGACACCTCAGAGAGCAACTTTCTACCTCAAAGGGTCATTT TATATGGTGGAAACACTTCAAGTGTGGCATTCTAGACTTGGTTTTGAATCTGGAAACTCTAGTCTTTTCCAGCAACTCCATCCTGTGAAG GTGTGGAAGGGAAGTTTTTCTTTAGATCTAAATATGAATGAAGTCTACACTTTAACCACGCTCAAGACAGGGCAGAAATGTGGTTACCCAGAGCCTCCACCACCTCAGCCCTTTCCTTCAAATTACAAAGATGATTTCAATATTC gTAATCCACCTTTCAGTGAAGCCCCAAATTTTGCAGATCAGACAGGTGTATTTGAATACTTCATAAATGCTTCTGACCCAGGAGATCATGTGTTCACGCTCCGTCAGGTGGTGGTTCAGCGACCCATCACTTGGGCATCTGATGCAGACCAGACCATCAGTCTCATAGGAAATTTTCAGTG GGTAAACATGACTGTCACTTGTGACATCTACATAGAAAAACAACGTGACGGGGGGGTGTTTATTGCAGGAAGAGTCGACAATGGTGGGATATATGTTCGACGTACCAAAGGAgttttcttctgggtttttgCAGATGGCACCTACAGAGTCACTGGTGACCTAG ctggagaagaaataCTAATGAAAGGACTTTCTGGTGTCCGGGATAACGCGTGGCACACACTTACTCTCAACATTCAG
- the GALC gene encoding galactocerebrosidase isoform X2, giving the protein MGSVALLWGWLLLGCSWGPGLPGVGAAALSTATYVLDDAGGLGRQFDGIGAVSGGGATSRLLVNYQEPYRSQILDYLFKPNFGASLHILKVEIGGDGQSTDGTEPSHMHYANDENYFRGYEWWLMKEAKKRNPKIKLIGLPWTFPAWIGKGENWPYDYPDVTAYYIVSWILGAKQYHDLDIDYVGIWNERAFSSKYIKVLRQSLDRLGLRNVGIIAADGDWNISKEMIVDPYLNDAVEVVGAHYPGTKTVPNALLTKKKLWSSEDYSTFNDEVGAGCWARILNQNYVNGNMTSTIAWNLVASYYEELPFGRCGLMTAQQPWSGHYKVEAPIWITAHTTQFTQPGWSYLQVDGHLQGGGSFVALTDGLGNLTIIIETMTHNRSQCIRPPLPHFSVTPQRATFYLKGSFYMVETLQVWHSRLGFESGNSSLFQQLHPVKVWKGSFSLDLNMNEVYTLTTLKTGQKCGYPEPPPPQPFPSNYKDDFNIRNPPFSEAPNFADQTGVFEYFINASDPGDHVFTLRQVVVQRPITWASDADQTISLIGNFQWVNMTVTCDIYIEKQRDGGVFIAGRVDNGGIYVRRTKGVFFWVFADGTYRVTGDLAGEEILMKGLSGVRDNAWHTLTLNIQGTSTSGLLNGYPLWENVTISEPSNGWAAIGTRSFEFAQFDNFHVEAS; this is encoded by the exons ATGGGGAGCGTGGctctgctgtggggctggctcctgcttggctgcagctggggcccggggctccccggggtCGGTGCCGCTGCGCTCTCGACGGCCACCTACGTGCTGGACGATGCCGGCGGGCTGGGCAGGCAGTTCGACGGGATCGGGGCTGTCAGCGGCGGCGGG gCCACATCTAGACTCCTGGTGAACTACCAAGAACCTTATCGCTCCCAGATTTTAGATTACCTGTTCAAG ccaAATTTTGGTGCTTCTTTACATATCCTCAAAGTAGAGATCGGAGGTGATGGGCAATCAACAG ATGGTACTGAACCCTCCCACATGCACTATGCAAATGATGAGAACTACTTCCGGGGCTACGAATGGTGGCTGATGAAAGAAGCTAAAAAGAGGAACCCCAAAATTAAACTGATTG gATTACCTTGGACGTTTCCAGCATGGATAGGAAAGGGTGAAAACTGGCCCTATGACTATCCAGATGTCACTGCTTACTATATTGTTTCTTGGATATTGGGAGCTAAACAGTATCATGATTTGGACATTGATTACGTTGGG ATATGGAATGAAAGGGCGTTTAGTAGCAAATATATTAAG GTACTTCGACAATCTTTGGACAGACTGGGTCTAAGGAACGTTGGCATCATCGCTGCAGATGGAGATTGGAACATTTCAAAGGAGATGATAGTTGATCCCTATCTTAACGATGCTGTTGAGGTAGTTGG gGCTCACTATCCTGGAACAAAAACAGTGCCAAATGCCTTATTAACTAAGAAGAAACTGTGGTCTTCGGAAGATTACAGTACTTTCAATGATGAAGTAGGTGCAGGCTGCTGGGCTCGGATCCTGAACCAAAACTACGTGAACGGAAACATGACCTC AACCATTGCATGGAACTTGGTGGCTAGTTATTATGAAGAGTTGCCCTTTGGTCGATGTGGATTAATGACAGCTCAACAGCCATGGAGTGGCCACTACAAAGTAGAAGCTCCTATCTGGATTACAG CACACACAACGCAATTTACTCAGCCAGGCTGGTCATACTTGCAAGTGGATGGACACTTACAAGGAGGTGGCAGTTTTGTAGCTCTGACAGATGGCCTAGGAAACCTTACCATTATCATTGAAACTATG actcaTAATCGCTCTCAATGTATCAGGCCTCCACTACCTCATTTCAGTGTGACACCTCAGAGAGCAACTTTCTACCTCAAAGGGTCATTT TATATGGTGGAAACACTTCAAGTGTGGCATTCTAGACTTGGTTTTGAATCTGGAAACTCTAGTCTTTTCCAGCAACTCCATCCTGTGAAG GTGTGGAAGGGAAGTTTTTCTTTAGATCTAAATATGAATGAAGTCTACACTTTAACCACGCTCAAGACAGGGCAGAAATGTGGTTACCCAGAGCCTCCACCACCTCAGCCCTTTCCTTCAAATTACAAAGATGATTTCAATATTC gTAATCCACCTTTCAGTGAAGCCCCAAATTTTGCAGATCAGACAGGTGTATTTGAATACTTCATAAATGCTTCTGACCCAGGAGATCATGTGTTCACGCTCCGTCAGGTGGTGGTTCAGCGACCCATCACTTGGGCATCTGATGCAGACCAGACCATCAGTCTCATAGGAAATTTTCAGTG GGTAAACATGACTGTCACTTGTGACATCTACATAGAAAAACAACGTGACGGGGGGGTGTTTATTGCAGGAAGAGTCGACAATGGTGGGATATATGTTCGACGTACCAAAGGAgttttcttctgggtttttgCAGATGGCACCTACAGAGTCACTGGTGACCTAG ctggagaagaaataCTAATGAAAGGACTTTCTGGTGTCCGGGATAACGCGTGGCACACACTTACTCTCAACATTCAG